In [Leptolyngbya] sp. PCC 7376, a genomic segment contains:
- the mraY gene encoding phospho-N-acetylmuramoyl-pentapeptide-transferase yields MDAKFSPANTIIKPTGNQLLGLLTALLIGLSFAVTTFDASAGIPLWILLMVSAAIASALGVWVVPLLQRLKTGQIIREEGPQAHLRKAGTPTMGGLIFLPVGIVAGLVFSGFNFEAIAVALVTAAYGLIGWVDDWQVLRLKSNKGISPKTKLVLQIAVAIAFCVWLAFTRPDLTTIEFFAGLSLPLGFIFWALAGFAMVAESNATNLTDGVDGLAGGTGAIALLGMGLLVLPEHPALTVFCACMSGACLGFIVHNRNPAKVFMGDTGSLALGGAIASVGILGGNVWGLFIISGIFCIEAISVIAQVSYYKATKDETGKGKRLLKMAPIHHHFELSGWAETQIVGTFYIISTLLVVLSFFIT; encoded by the coding sequence GTGGACGCTAAATTTTCTCCCGCAAATACCATAATCAAGCCGACAGGCAATCAACTACTTGGTCTTTTAACTGCTTTATTGATTGGATTGTCCTTCGCTGTAACAACTTTTGACGCCTCGGCAGGTATTCCATTATGGATCCTGCTCATGGTCTCTGCGGCGATCGCCAGTGCCTTAGGTGTCTGGGTTGTACCGCTGTTACAACGACTAAAAACAGGACAAATCATTAGGGAAGAAGGACCTCAAGCCCACCTCAGAAAAGCTGGCACACCGACAATGGGTGGTCTAATTTTTCTCCCGGTTGGTATCGTTGCAGGTCTAGTTTTTTCTGGGTTTAATTTTGAGGCAATCGCCGTCGCATTGGTCACGGCAGCCTATGGCCTCATCGGTTGGGTTGATGATTGGCAAGTTTTAAGGTTGAAATCAAATAAAGGTATTTCCCCCAAAACAAAACTCGTTCTACAAATTGCTGTAGCTATTGCCTTCTGCGTGTGGTTGGCTTTTACCCGACCCGATTTAACAACCATTGAATTCTTTGCAGGTTTAAGTTTGCCCCTCGGATTTATCTTTTGGGCATTGGCTGGCTTTGCGATGGTTGCAGAGAGCAATGCCACAAATTTAACGGACGGTGTTGATGGTCTCGCGGGTGGTACCGGGGCGATCGCCCTCCTCGGCATGGGACTTTTGGTATTACCTGAACACCCTGCCCTAACAGTATTTTGCGCCTGCATGAGTGGTGCTTGTCTTGGTTTTATTGTCCACAACCGTAACCCAGCAAAAGTCTTTATGGGTGATACCGGCTCCCTTGCCCTTGGTGGGGCGATCGCCTCAGTTGGTATTCTCGGCGGCAATGTATGGGGGCTCTTTATTATTAGCGGCATTTTCTGCATCGAAGCTATTTCCGTTATCGCTCAAGTCAGCTATTACAAAGCCACAAAAGATGAGACAGGCAAAGGTAAGCGTCTCCTGAAAATGGCACCCATCCACCACCATTTCGAACTGAGTGGTTGGGCAGAGACTCAAATTGTTGGGACGTTTTATATCATCAGTACCTTGCTCGTTGTACTGAGCTTTTTCATCACCTAA